The genomic interval CCCCTCCTCGCGGGAGAGTGTTTTGGTGAGTTCGTCCATCCGGTCTTCAAGCAGTGATGCGGTCTCGAGTAGAATTTTCCCTCGTTCAGCACCAGGTGTTGCCGCCCATTCTGGTTGTGCTGCCGAGGCTGCATCGATAGCCTGGTTTGCGTCTGCCGCAGTAGACAGTTGAAAATGACCGATGATATCCTCTACGTCTGCAGGGTTATTGACGGAAAACGTATTGTCAGATTCCGATTCAACCCACTCTCCGTTACAGTAATTCCTGTACGTCTGTGACATACAAACAATATTTCGTTATGAACTATCTTAGATGTTTGGAAAGAGTTTGTGACGGAACTGGGAAATCGGAACTGAAGGAGAAAAAAGTCCTCCTACCAAGATTATTCTCCCGGACGTGGAACGAAACCAACGATGTAGTTCCTTCGGGAATTCAAAGAGAAACATCGCGTCGCAGACACGGAATTTCTCGTCGACGGGATGGGCTCTAACCACCCTCGCAAGAACTAAGCTAAGCGGCGATCTCGATAACTCAGAGCGAAATGCGCTGAAAGCTGTTTCAGACTTCACGATGCGTATTGGCCGATTTTATCAGACCTGGACCGGCAGTCAAGTCAGCACTCAGCCCTGATTGACTGCCTACACCGCCTACTACGATCACTCTCGAAGTTATCACGCACTGGGTAACGAATCATATAGTGAACACGCCAAGTCAGCAAACGCGGTTTAACAGAGCTAATAAATATGGCAATCAATAATGGTATTTATGGCCCAAATTAAAAAGTCCTGTCTGTAATATAGTGATGGTTTACAAGTGTATAGATGTAATACGACCTTCGACTATCTTAGGACATAATATTTCGGTGTTAGTAGAGCACTATTTGAGCTACAGGTGATAATGTTCGAAGACGCGAGCCCGATTATACTATAGTAACAACCGAAACGAGTTACACATCGATCGCATAGTCGTCGCGCAATCGGATGTGTAGTGACGTTCAATGGCTACTGTGAACCGCCTCGGGGGCAAACCCTGAGGCACTCGCCTTGCTCATCTGTAGACGACGTATGGTCAATTAACCGTATCGTCCTCGTTCAGTAGTTGTCGACCTGGAGCCCCCGGTGTAGGCCAGTGGGGGACGCCTGCTGGCTCACTGCCTGCAGGTTCGCGGCGCTCCGGGGCAAAGTCTTGAGGGAGATTATCGGTTGTCAAGTGGCGCATCCCCGCCACCAATACTCGCTGTGACGTACAGCTACTGCGATAAGTCGTCAGTTCTCTCCCAAAATCGAAATCCAGCATCGAGGGGTACAATGACGTGACGTCAGTGATTGACGTCAGAAGCGAACGGCGGTAGGTATTTAGTCCCCGTCGAACCCGTGGCTTTCAACCTGTGATGCCCCGCTGGAGAGGCGCGACTGTGAAACCAGACCGATGCCGAGGACGACCCACAGAAGGATGATCCCCCACTCGAAGGGCCACTGAAGCGCAGAGGGGGCTCCCGGTAAGTACATTGCGGTGAACCCGAGTGTCAGTCCGAGACCGAGGACACCAACCGCTTTCCCGCCCGGAATCTTCAGAGGCCGGTTCATTTCGGGTTCGCGGACGCGTAACACGAGGAAGGAGATGACGACCATCACCCACGCGATGACGATACCGAATCCGCCAGCGTTGACGATCCAGATGAGCATTTGCTTTCCGAATAGCGGCGAAAGCGCCGACAGGCCGCCGATGAGTGCAAGTGCCCGCGAGGGAGTGTTTGTTTCGGGATTGACCGTCGCGAGCGTCTCCGGCAGCATACCGGATTCGGCCAGCGCGTAGATGGCGCGGCTTCCACCGAGCAGGAACGAGTTCCAGCTGGTGAGGATCCCGGCGATGCCTGCCAGTGCCATGATCTTCCCGATGGTGGCGCTACTGAACAGAGCCTCCATGGCGGCGGCTGCGGGAAGCGGACTCTCGACGAGCACCGAACCCGCCAGCGCTCGCCCGGACGCCCAGATGACGAGGATGTAAAACAGCGCGGCGACCGACACGGAGGCGACGATCAGCAGACCGAGCGTCCGTTCGGAGACGTCGGCTTCCCCGGCGGCTTGGGGAATAACGTCGAACCCGACGAACATGAACGGCGTCATGATCGCGACGGTGAGCACACCGGCCATCCCGGAGTCGGCAAAGGGCGGCGTCGATGTCGAGTGACCGTTGGCCACCGCACCGATAGCCAGCGTGAGGCCCGCGAGCCCGATAACCAGTGTCAGGATCGTCTGGAACTGTGCTGCTGGCTGGACTCCCTTGTAGTTCAAGTACGTCATGACGATCGCACCGACGCCACCGACGAGGACCCACGTCCCGTAAACGGTCTGGCCGGCGATCGACCAGAGCGGGATCGCGTTGAAGCCCGGCACGACGTACGCGAGCGCTGATGGGAACGCGACGACCTCGAAGACGACGACGCCGACGTACCCGAGGATCAGCGACCAGGTACATATGAACGATCCGATGGGACCCAGCGCACGCATGCTGTAAACGTGTTCGCCACCGACGAACGGCATCGATGACGCGAGTTCACCGTAAATGAGTCCTACGACGGCGACCATGAACGATCCAAGGACGAATGCCAGGATTGATCCCGTAACTCCTCCCTCGTTGATCCAGTACCCTGACTGGATAATCCATCCCCAGCCGACCATCGCACCGAATGCCAATACGAACACGTCGCGCTTCGTAAGAACGCGTGAGAATTTTCCATTTGGCTCTGTGTTAGCCATACTCATCCATTTAGGCACATCTACTTATATCTTACTGAGTTCGAAAATGTGGCCCAATTCTAGGATTCAGTCCAAATAGTCTCGTGTACGAAGCACAGGTAATTCAACAACGGTGTCGAAAACGAGGAAGAATAGAAAACAATGAACAGTAGAAAAAGAGTGAGGGTTTACAGTGCTATATAATACGTCTCGAGGGGAGTCGAACCGATTACCGTACCGAGCTACGACCGAACGCACACGGCACCGGCGGACGCGGAAGCGAAATAGAACAGGGTCGATCTATCGAGACACGAACAACGAGTTTGTTACTCATCAAAGTCGGGATCAGCAGTGAGTGAGACGTTCGACTCGGCCCAGTTAAACCAGCTAGTGAAATCTACTGTGGGGGGATAATAGACATATCGGATTCAATGCAAACTTTTAGTACATAGTAGAACTACGTCCTACCATGGCTGTAGAACAGACGTTCGACGACCTCCACTTCACACAGGAGCCGGAAATCGAGACGTCAATTCCAGGGCCGGAGTCGAAGAAACTCCTCGAGCGGCAGCGACGCATCGACAGCAGTGCAATCGCGTATCCGAAGGTCGTTCCCATCGCAATCGAGGAAGCGAAAGGCGCGACGATCCGCGATGCCGATGGAAACACGTTCCTCGATTTTTTCGCCGGTATCGGCGTCCTGAACGTTGGCCATTCAAACCCGTACGTGATGGAGGCAGTTCAGGAACAGACCGAAAAGGTTGCACACACTATCGACTTCCCGACCGAGGCACGGCTGGACCTCATCGAGGCGCTGAACGACATCGCACCGGGCGCGCTCCC from Natrinema sp. HArc-T2 carries:
- a CDS encoding APC family permease, translated to MANTEPNGKFSRVLTKRDVFVLAFGAMVGWGWIIQSGYWINEGGVTGSILAFVLGSFMVAVVGLIYGELASSMPFVGGEHVYSMRALGPIGSFICTWSLILGYVGVVVFEVVAFPSALAYVVPGFNAIPLWSIAGQTVYGTWVLVGGVGAIVMTYLNYKGVQPAAQFQTILTLVIGLAGLTLAIGAVANGHSTSTPPFADSGMAGVLTVAIMTPFMFVGFDVIPQAAGEADVSERTLGLLIVASVSVAALFYILVIWASGRALAGSVLVESPLPAAAAMEALFSSATIGKIMALAGIAGILTSWNSFLLGGSRAIYALAESGMLPETLATVNPETNTPSRALALIGGLSALSPLFGKQMLIWIVNAGGFGIVIAWVMVVISFLVLRVREPEMNRPLKIPGGKAVGVLGLGLTLGFTAMYLPGAPSALQWPFEWGIILLWVVLGIGLVSQSRLSSGASQVESHGFDGD